A genomic stretch from Asterias rubens chromosome 19, eAstRub1.3, whole genome shotgun sequence includes:
- the LOC117303345 gene encoding gamma-aminobutyric acid type B receptor subunit 1-like has product MNFVFFSDGKYHGKYRKIAYYDSLQDNLTWLIPVEWPGDGPPKDGVDTQPQLRIISKNLFIPVCVLAGFAIIFAWVCIFFNICYRHTGYISCSQPHINNLTALGCIIGLMSVFLMGLDGQYVSEEQFPMVCSSVSWLLTIAFSLGYGAMFSKIWMMHSLVTQEKSESEDGRRRRRKISLQKVEVWKMNLMIGVLLLVDIVLLTVWQTIDPLYRLVEDFAKEEVYEEDLEIQPQLEHCEATHLPIWLGILYAINGLLLIFGLFLAYETRNMTVRDLNDSRYVGMAIYNVAVLCIITAPVTIIIRSQQDAVFGFAALTVVFCSSITLILIFVPKMLYIHKNPDGVYTKNMPGLAAPSREDEEKHQRLSADNVEIKRQIAERERRIRQLGDLITQRTRNIPSPTSTPKLQKRSPSTGRRSRTSFGPDKLTPPTMSCEDSAFVSVGVGSSALSASLPRGHRNSAASEEEFSETYI; this is encoded by the exons GTGACGGCCCTCCTAAGGACGGTGTAGACACCCAGCCTCAGCTGAGAATCATCTCCAAGAATCTCTTCATCCCGGTCTGTGTCTTGGCCGGCTTTGCCATCATCTTCGCCTGGGTCTGCATCTTCTTCAACATATGCTATCGACACACAgg ATATATCAGTTGCTCCCAACCTCACATTAATAACCTGACAGCCCTGGGCTGTATCATTGGGCTGATGAGTGTCTTCCTTATGGGACTTGACGGCCAATACGTCAGCGAGGAACAGTTCCCTATGGTCTGCAGT TCGGTTTCTTGGCTTCTTACTATTGCGTTCTCTCTGGGCTACGGAGCCATGTTCAGCAAGATCTGGATGATGCACAGTCTGGTCACTCAGGAGAAATCGGAAAGTGAAGACGGACGAAGGAGGAGAAGGAAAATCAGTTTACAG AAAGTAGAAGTGTGGAAGATGAACTTGATGATAGGCGTCCTACTCCTAGTGGACATTGTCTTACTGACGGTGTGGCAGACCATCGATCCACTGTACCGTCTGGTAGAGGACTTTGCTAAAGAAGAAGTTTACGAAGAAGACTTGGAGATCCAACCCCAGCTGGAGCACTGTGAGGCTACACATTTACCCATCTGGTTGG gTATCCTGTATGCCATCAATGGTCTTCTGCTTATATTTGGGTTGTTCTTAGCATACGAGACGAGGAACATGACCGTCAGGGATCTGAACGACTCTAGATACGTCGGCATGGCAATTTATAATGTAGCA GTGTTGTGTATAATTACAGCTCCAGTAACAATCATTATTCGTAGTCAACAGGATGCGGTCTTTGGGTTTGCTGCCCTCACAGTCGTCTTCTGCTCATCTATTACgctgattttaatttttgtccCAAAG ATGCTTTACATCCATAAGAATCCGGATGGGGTGTACACCAAAAACATGCCGGGTCTAGCGGCTCCAAGTAGAGAAGATGAGGAGAAACATCAGAGACTGTCGGCAGATAACGTAGAAATCAAAAGACAAATTGCAGAA AGAGAGAGGCGGATAAGACAGCTCGGAGACCTCATTACACAGCGTACAAGAAACATTCCCTCACCGACTTCCACCCCGAAACTCCAAAAACGCAGCCCCTCGACGGGACGCCGATCACGGACTTCCTTTGGGCCGGACAAGCTCACCCCGCCGACAATGTCCTGCGAGGACAGTGCATTTGTCTCGGTGGGCGTCGGCAGCTCAGCCCTCTCCGCCTCGCTGCCGAGGGGTCACCGGAACTCTGCAGCGTCGGAGGAGGAGTTCTCAGAAACATATATTTGA